The following nucleotide sequence is from Peptococcaceae bacterium 1198_IL3148.
TATGCCAAATTACCGCAATTAAAAAGTTATGGCAATCAACTGCTGAGATTTATGGTGGATTTTAATTCCCGCTTTAAAGTGTTTAAAAATTATTATGCCCGTCTACAGGCAGAACAGGTTATATTTGACTTTGAGTTGCCGTTAAATGTTGATGAACTATTACAATTTCTGGAGGGTATGTACTACAACGATAAACAATTCAATAGAGAAAAACTAATCAATCAGCTCGCCGCTTCAAAGGAAATGGGCACTGGTTTAAGCGGGTTATTTAGCAATCGCCAGCACTGGCAGATAAAGAATATTATTGATGAGTTGATAGAGAATCATTTGTTGGTACAAATAAACAATGGCGATGGTAAACTCTCTTTGTCTTCTAAAGCAGCCATGTTAATAGTACCCATTATATCGCCCCGCCTAGCCCAAGAAATTCTTGATTTACTAAACTCGCGGGATAGTGATCGCATATCCAGAAGTATAGCACTGGTGATAGGGAAAAACAGCAGCGTGGCGGTGCATGTAATTAAACAATTAACGGCCAGCAAAGACCCAGTGGTAATACTTTTTTTCAAAGCATTACATAGAAGAGTAAGCAAGCCGGTGCTTTTGGAGATTATATCAGCCTGTGCAGAGTTTGGCGGCAATGATGTGGTGGGTTTAATTACCAAGGCGTTACAACACCGTGACAGTATTGTAAGAGTTAAAGCTTGTCAAGCCATAGAAAAATTAGCTGATAAAGCATATTATTTTTACCTGATTGCTGCTTTGCATGATGACGTGCCCATTGTCAGGGAACATGTGGTGAAGGCATTAGCTGCATTAAATATGCCGTCGGCAATTCGCCATTTAGAAGAAATGCTTATTGCAGAGGAGAACATTACTGTACGCAGGTTAATCAAAGAAACCATCGCAAAATTTAAATAACTGTTGGCACAGATAACTGCCAACACTTGACTAGCAATTTTGTGAAATGAGATAATATAAAGAATTAAAATAAAAATATTACATAGGTGGTGCACTCAATTATGATAAATAAGGATTTGGTAATCATTGGTGGTGGTCCCGCGGGTTTAACTGCTGGTTTGTATGCAGCCCGGGCAGCCTTGGACACAGTGTTGATAGAAAG
It contains:
- a CDS encoding HEAT repeat domain-containing protein, with translation MQANAQKYSKEIKTQLFQGLECLFLDEWGGPRSELAINYLRQNVIPQLINCLLINHRYLENNTFIDILTNKLNTEFAYPLTFAEGLAPDVTKVAIKILGQHQDRQSHPWKPWEDVLRMITVGHTIKDIADKTAFSESYIESFRKRYVNFANLAEGLNADFDYYAKLPQLKSYGNQLLRFMVDFNSRFKVFKNYYARLQAEQVIFDFELPLNVDELLQFLEGMYYNDKQFNREKLINQLAASKEMGTGLSGLFSNRQHWQIKNIIDELIENHLLVQINNGDGKLSLSSKAAMLIVPIISPRLAQEILDLLNSRDSDRISRSIALVIGKNSSVAVHVIKQLTASKDPVVILFFKALHRRVSKPVLLEIISACAEFGGNDVVGLITKALQHRDSIVRVKACQAIEKLADKAYYFYLIAALHDDVPIVREHVVKALAALNMPSAIRHLEEMLIAEENITVRRLIKETIAKFK